The Syntrophobacterales bacterium genome includes a window with the following:
- a CDS encoding MFS transporter, with protein sequence MFFANFVSRLISAPLMPVIEKELGFGHSGAGFFFLMLAIGYSIGLMVSGLVSSRLTHRRTISLSAIITGCALLLIAASRELWMIRGGLFLVGIFTGFYLPSGITTVTSSFESRHWGKALAVHEFAPILAFIAVPLLAEGLLLILPWRVILVFIGIAVMVMGLIFPRFSPGGNFKGDAPTFGNIRLVVGNRDFWRMVPLFCAALTISVGIYNMLPLYLTAERGMDREAANALAGLSRMSAIPAALFTGWIVDRFGAKPTMAFVIFFNGLAVILLGIIPGRWVAPMVFLQPALAGGFFPAGFAALSRIVPVNARSLAVAITVFIANLVGAGLIPVFLGIFGDAGRFGLAFIIVGCAVLASLLLIARLDIKEE encoded by the coding sequence ATGTTTTTTGCCAATTTTGTCTCCCGCCTTATCTCTGCGCCACTGATGCCGGTGATTGAGAAGGAACTGGGTTTTGGTCACTCCGGCGCCGGATTTTTCTTTCTGATGCTTGCCATTGGTTATTCGATTGGGCTTATGGTTTCCGGGCTGGTCTCTTCGCGGTTGACGCATCGACGCACCATTTCTCTGTCCGCAATTATCACCGGTTGCGCGTTGCTGTTGATCGCCGCCAGTCGCGAGTTGTGGATGATCCGCGGGGGATTGTTTCTTGTCGGGATATTTACCGGTTTTTACCTCCCCTCCGGAATCACAACAGTCACCTCGTCATTTGAGTCAAGGCACTGGGGCAAGGCGCTTGCCGTCCACGAATTTGCCCCGATCCTTGCCTTCATTGCCGTTCCGCTTCTGGCCGAAGGCCTGCTTTTGATACTGCCCTGGAGGGTTATCCTTGTCTTTATCGGGATTGCCGTAATGGTCATGGGTTTGATTTTCCCCCGTTTTTCTCCGGGCGGCAACTTCAAAGGAGACGCCCCGACGTTTGGCAACATCCGCCTGGTAGTTGGCAACAGGGATTTCTGGAGGATGGTTCCCCTTTTTTGTGCGGCGCTTACCATCAGCGTCGGCATCTACAATATGCTGCCGCTTTATTTGACGGCGGAAAGGGGCATGGACAGGGAGGCAGCGAACGCTTTGGCGGGGCTGTCCCGGATGTCTGCCATCCCGGCGGCCCTTTTTACCGGCTGGATAGTCGATCGGTTTGGCGCCAAGCCGACGATGGCCTTCGTAATTTTTTTTAACGGACTGGCAGTGATCCTCCTGGGCATCATTCCGGGAAGATGGGTTGCCCCAATGGTTTTCCTGCAGCCGGCGCTTGCAGGGGGCTTCTTCCCGGCGGGATTTGCCGCCCTCTCGCGGATAGTCCCCGTAAACGCCCGCAGTCTGGCCGTCGCGATTACCGTATTTATTGCCAACCTGGTCGGCGCCGGGCTGATCCCTGTTTTCCTGGGAATATTCGGCGATGCGGGCAGGTTCGGACTGGCCTTTATCATTGTCGGCTGCGCCGTGCTGGCGAGCCTTTTGCTTATTGCCCGCCTGGATATTAAGGAGGAATAA